Within the Siniperca chuatsi isolate FFG_IHB_CAS linkage group LG18, ASM2008510v1, whole genome shotgun sequence genome, the region CTAATCTTCCTGTcgataaaacatcagaaaatagtaaaaacaaatgtccatcacagttttccCCAAGAGTCCAAGATGGCGTCTtcagatttcttgttttgtctgaccgaCCATCCAAAACTCAGTTATTCAGTTTAAGtggaaaatcctcacattagagaagctgACACCAGGGaactttggcattttttctttaaaaattagtcaaaatgattaatcaaatatcaaaatagttatttaatttctattaattaactaattgattaatcgccTAATCATTCAGCTCTAGTCCCATTTCTGacaatcacatactgtatatatatatgtatatatgtgtgttgcAGCTTTGTATGAGCGGATGCGTGCTGACCAGAGGAAGTTTGGCAAGTCAGCGTGGGCAGCAGCAGTTGAACGTATGGAGCGGCTGCAGTACGCCTTTTCCAAAGAAACTCTGCAGCTGATGAGGGCCAAGGAAATCTGCCTGGAACAGAGGAAACATGGCTTGAAGGAGGAGGTAAAGTACACCATGACACACGCGAATGCTACTCACAAGAAACTTTACCACTGATGTAGAccaaggtgtgtttgtgtgtgtgtatcaatgTCTTAAAAAGCTTGTGACACTTAGTGAGTTTGTCAGAAGCCACAATGACAAGAGTGAGAGACATAAACACTTGGATATAGTCAACTTGAGAGTGAAAGGGGGGAGCAAGATAATGACCATGTTAGAAAAATGAGCTGTTGGCTCAGGCATCCTGCAATGGAGTGAATAACATCCTGGTCTACAACAGTGGAAATGACTCATTGGGAATGACTGTTGGGGTCAAATACTCGCTTAACACgtgtacatacataaaaactGCAAAGTGCCTAGTCTGTGCTGGAGTGTTGTAGCTCAGCAGGAGAACAGGAACTCTGCCTCAGGTTCAGTTTCAAATGGGTCCACTTAACACCCAGCCTGTGGCATATGCCCTTTGGTCTGCGGTAGAGTAATGCAATTGTGTGGCTGTGGCTCTAGATGCAGTGTCTGCAAGGTGGGGAGGATGCCATGCTGCGTCTGAACCAGCTGGAGGAGCTGTACTacgagctgcagctgcagctgtatGATATTCAGGCAGAGGTGCTGCGCTGTGAGGAGCTGCTGCTCACTGCCCAGCTGCAAAGTCTACGGAGACAAATGACGGGTGAGCATCTGTTTTATTCTTTGTATATGTGACAGACTGTAGTGTTAATAGTATCTGTCTgcataagaaaaatgtagagcCTGATCGATATTATCAGCCGATATGTGCTTGCTACAGAGATATCTATCAGCATATATATATGGGCTgataacaagaaattgcagtacaaaaAACTGGGTACATGGCTAaaccacaattctttaaaaaacaaatttaagggatccttatcaaaactgtttgtgtcaatgttaaaaatgattatTGGCCAATATATAGTATATGTTTCCAAAATCTAGTTGTGATTGCGCTCtacaaaactgtaaatgaaattaacaagatcactgaatcttttttttgtttttataaattagTCTCAAGAGGCCTAAAATCACTGCAAAGTGCTGCTGCATCAAAtagtttattaattttttataaaaacacagatcCCAGTCTGATTCTTTttagtttattatatttatttatttatcaggtACCTTGTACAAAAAACGTTAATCTCATCCAAAGAGAAGACATGTATTAGACCACATTTAGCTACCAGCTAAAACCAGCTCCGTGTGATGTGAGTGTAACTACGCTTGTTCTAATAAAAAGACggtaacaaacattttattaaaaccaAAAGAAGATAAAACTCAAATAGTAACTTTAACAGTTACAAGTGTTGATCTTCAGGTAACGGGTAAATGAACTATTGTTTGGTCACATGTCATACCTTTTCAGGTGATTTATTCCAGCTATATAAACTTAAGGACCTGTACAAGCAGCATTTTGATGAATCTGTTCTGATGTTGTACCAGAGCGTCAGGATGAGGTGGTGTACTACGATGCCTTTGAGAGCCCTGATGCCATGAAGGGTGAGGAAGATCCTGCAACCCCTCCGTCCCCGCTCAGAGATGAAGAACTCAGCGTCCTACAGCAGAGGACACGGCAGCTTGAGGCCCGCAGGGGGCGCATCACTGCCAAGAAAGTCTACCTCAAAAACAAGAAGGTAAGCATTGATGACTAAAGAGGCAGTTAGGTGTTGTTGAGGTTGCTGGCCCTTTAAGACATCTCTGGAAAGTCTTTTACTACAGCTGCACAGGTTAGTTTAGTCCATCATTTATGTGCTTTTTGTCTTGAATAGGAAATCTGTATTGTCAATCACAACCAGAAGATACAACAGCGACAAGGTAGCCATGCTGACAGCAGTTCCCTGCAGACACTGCAACAGGTAAGACTCAAATACTTATCAGAGTCTGTGGCTGCATCTGATAGGATGTACGCACAATAAATAGGCATTTGCTTATGTACTGTAGTGTTGCTCAGTACCACTTTTATGAGTTTTTGGTGTAGTAAATGGAAACTAGCCATAGGAATAAccatatatttcagtctggatctaGGTCTTATAAACATCTtggctttgtttttaatgaaaataagtgcTTCACACAGGGTTTGAAAGTCAGCGGGAAGTGTCTTAGGCTCTTTGAACTTAAAAACGTTACGATTCcatatcagttttatttaatgCTGTAGGAGTGTGGAGGTTTTAAGGATACCCGGGACCATAACTCTGTCCAAAGTCAAGCCATGAGTTGCTTTCTTGTggtgcatttacatttacagcattAAAGGGGACATGGGATGAGAGCCATGCGTGGTTAAGCTGAAATGTGAGATTATGGAAGCGCCTTGTCCAACCAACTGCCAGAGGGAAAGTTGTCCAAAAATATCTTCAAGTGGAAAAGAGCACACCGTTATCTATGGAGCGAGAAATGTCACTACAAAATTATCTCTTTCTGACTTTATTTTCAGAAACAATTTGCACTGTAATATAATTgtcaaaaatattattaaaggTTTATAAAGGACAATGTAAGAATGATATTTGGAATAAGACAAAGCTTAGAAATGAGATCCAAATCAATATACAGAGAAGGAAGAGGTCGTTAAGACCCGGTACTCTACCACTGGAAGTTGAGGGAGGCAGATTTAAAGGCAATCCTAAAGAGaagaaagtgtttgtgttttttgtgatctTGAGGataacttttcattttctttcgtaactttttgttttggttattgATAACATCTTGAGTTGTCTTTTTAATTAGGACATTATCGTTGTGGCACGATTTATAGAAAATGCAGGACAGAGGACACTGTATCCTTCATAACAGGACTCTGCGTCCTTTGAGATGTTCTCTTTCTGAATTAGTGGAACTGTATGTTATGATTTGCCAAATGATCATCTcggttgttgttgctgtctatTGTCTTGTAAGCCCAGAGGACACTTAGGTCACTTTCACACTTGTAGTTCGGTTCATTTGGTCCAGACCAACATAGTTTAGCCTTCTGGTGCTGGTGCGTTTTGAGTTCATATTGgctttttacaaacaaaccaagagctGTGAGCATGAAGTCAAATTAACTGACAGGTAACTAACTGATTGGACAGTTACATGATACTTACATACCTGTTTTTTCTTTCCGATTAATCAGGGAAAATCCTTGCATTCGCATGCTGATaagtgttaccatggttaccaaattaTTTGCATAAACGTATAGATCATTTTGCTTTCATACCACAAACAAACCTCACACCTCTTGGAAGCAGACTGAGATCCTCCTTTTCAAGAGGTCAGGGTCCGGTTGTTTAGTCCACACTAGTGTTGTTCATTTGGCAGCTTTCACAACGGCCCAAATGACGATTGATTGGTTGATTCAAACCTGTTTGTTTCGGTGCAAACAAACTCTTCAATCAGTCAACTACTTTAAGAGTTAATATCCCCTCTAGACCCTACAAACAATCACACAACATCAGATCTACTCTGTTGTTTCCTGTAAAGGGAGGAGACGCTGAGGAAGATGAAGCCAAGAGCAATGCCAGAGTGAGTCAGGAGAGGCAGAGGACTCTGGACAGACTTCGCAGCCTCAAACAGGTGAGAACTcatccaccgtctaataataATTAGCTCCACCAGCTTCTTCTGACCTTTAACTGATCCCTGTGTCTGACCTCCTTTTGTTGACTCCCCATCCAGCGTTATCCAGGCCAGGTGACTGTGAAGTCCAGCCGGCTGCGTCTGAGTCAGACTCACATccggaggagaggaggacagcagCCCAACACTCAGGCGGCCGGCGTTCAGACCGACTACATCTCAGATCTCCCAGaactctctgctcctcctccacctgacGCCTGCGGCTGCGACAGTGTGTCTTTACCCACAGTTGAACTCGAAAGTCTCGACTCTTCACCTCCCTTCCTCTCACTGCCTCCCCTCTCAGCCTCCCCATCTGTTCTTTCACTGggtcctcctccccctcctcccccacctcccccgcctcctccaccacctcctccctcaGAGGACCAGCAGCAGGGCGAGGGGAGGGGGATGAATCCCTCAGACAGCCCAGTGAGGCACCATACATGTGAGTCTGAATCTCCCTCTCTACCCCTGGCTCCATTTTCCCCTCGATTCTTTGACAGCAGTGAGCTGCTGACAGCGAGGACGAAGCTGAGGAAGACGGCCTCGCTGGACTCGTCGCAGTGGAGGCGAGGTGAGGAGGAAACGcactttctttttacatttatcacaacaaatataaaagtcTGGTTAaaattataatccttaagatttaagtcatttttaggaGTTATTTGGCAACACCCGTGGTCACAGGTAGTAACAGCATGAGTGGGTTAATTGGTTCTAATTTGGTTTCATGAAAATCTAATAAtctaacacaaaacatttaaacagatAGATTAAAAGGTGGCAAACAAATCATTAAATTACAATAAACCAGGGTAGAATAATAAGAACTAAATTTAGAATAAGACTAATAAAACTTTCAGTAAGAAATAAAAGCCAGGATACAGACTACTCAAAAGCAAGATTAAAGAGGTGAGTCTGCCTCTCTGCACTTCTTTCTATAGACGAGAGACAGTCGGACTAAGTATGGCGGTGCCGAACCATTTAGAGCCTTGCAAAATAATTGTCtcttacatttaatttacaaaagtcTTAAATAAAGGCCGAAATGTTAGtaatatgtttttgtatgtgattgCGGGCTGTCTGGAGACGTTATACATCTAAACTAAAAGTGGGATTGTTGTGACGTTGGACTGAGCTGCAGGTGTTGATTTTAGTCAAAgcttaaattaatgaattaatcatttttcatcGTTTAATCGGGTTCTAAATTATATCATTAGgaattattgttaaatattgcTTGGAAGAACTGAAAAACactggttttccatcatacCTCGATACTTTGGCCGATATGATCGTTAAATTGCCTTCTATGTGGTTTTAAAAAgttcttaaaaagtcttaaattgaACCCAGAAACTCTGTACGTGAGGCTAACTGTCGGTGTTGGTCTGCAGCGAGCTCCCCCATGGACGAGGTGCTGGCCTCCCTCAAACGGGGCAGTTTCCACCTGAGGAAGGCCGAGCTGCGAGTCCTGGCCCCCGACCCGGACGACGACAGCAACAACATCCTGGCTCAGATCAGGCAGggcgtcaggctgaagaaggtaCGGACCCGGCCGGAGCAGCAGCGCCATGCCAAGAGCTTCCCCCACTCTGCCGACGCTCTGACCCGCAGCATCCACGAGGCTCTGAGGAGAATCAAAGAGGCTTCGCCGGAGTCGGAGTCCGAGGACGAAGGCCTTCCATGCACTGACTGGGAGAACTAGTTCGGCTTATTGGacgaatatttttttaacttcatcTTTTATGGATATGTAGAGCCACAACGAAGAGAAAACAATGGCTCAAATCAAGCAGACACGccttgattattttttttttatatatatatcagaaaaCCGCCCAGAagtatgtttgcttttttttcataCTTCTGTATGTTGTTTGTAAAGATGGACcactaatctttttttttttt harbors:
- the jmy gene encoding junction-mediating and -regulatory protein: MSFTMEDNLESGWVSVRPRVFDEKEKHKFVFIVAWNDIEGKFAITCHNRTVQRRTTFLDPFLDGTPAGFFAAPGASVAEKRTKSPVTTKKDEVCQAGKVRPHSVPKGKPTTKTVVGDKKALKAGSSKTSECISHTLGSWDIVTPKVIDIEILDLVDAPLSPDDADPEDSESSGREDFSWAGLFSFQDLRAAHLQLCAVNSDLEPCLPSFPEEQSGVWTVLFGASGVSQRETDALCYQLQVYLGHALDTCGWKILSQVLFSEDDDTEEYYESLSELRQKGYEDALERSKRRMQEVLDRHKAMDSMVELLQVYPEEDEAYGELLEATTQLYHYLLQPFRDMRELAMLRRQQIKISLETERLGPRRVEGLRKEDEEWQKKAHAAVLSIQDLTVKFFETTTRAQKALYERMRADQRKFGKSAWAAAVERMERLQYAFSKETLQLMRAKEICLEQRKHGLKEEMQCLQGGEDAMLRLNQLEELYYELQLQLYDIQAEVLRCEELLLTAQLQSLRRQMTERQDEVVYYDAFESPDAMKGEEDPATPPSPLRDEELSVLQQRTRQLEARRGRITAKKVYLKNKKEICIVNHNQKIQQRQGSHADSSSLQTLQQGGDAEEDEAKSNARVSQERQRTLDRLRSLKQRYPGQVTVKSSRLRLSQTHIRRRGGQQPNTQAAGVQTDYISDLPELSAPPPPDACGCDSVSLPTVELESLDSSPPFLSLPPLSASPSVLSLGPPPPPPPPPPPPPPPPPSEDQQQGEGRGMNPSDSPVRHHTCESESPSLPLAPFSPRFFDSSELLTARTKLRKTASLDSSQWRRASSPMDEVLASLKRGSFHLRKAELRVLAPDPDDDSNNILAQIRQGVRLKKVRTRPEQQRHAKSFPHSADALTRSIHEALRRIKEASPESESEDEGLPCTDWEN